The genomic region GGCGAAGGCCCACAGCCAGAGCCGTCGCCACTGCGTCTTCGGCCAGTGACCGTCGACGCCGGGGTAGTACTCGCGGGCCGGCCGCGGCGCCTCGTCGTCGGGGATGTAGCCCAGCGCGGACCGGCCGTTGACGATGCGCGGCCGATAGCCGGCCGGCCCGAACTGCAAGATGGGCTCCATCAGCTGCAGCAGCGCGTTGCGGTGCACGTACATGACATGGGAGTCGAGCGCATTCTCGAGTGCGACCCGCCAGTTCACCGGCCAGTAGCGGGTGGCGGACATCACCAGCGTGTCCTCGCCCTCGAAGAACTCGGGCGGTACGTCCTCCTCGATCGGCGCGGGCGCGCCCTTGCCCATCCAGACGAAGACCATGCCCTTCACCGTCCGGGTGGGGAAGATGCGGCTCCGGACCTTGCCCGGGATCCGGCTGTCCGGGCCCTCGGAGAGGACCGCCACGCACTCGCCCCGCGCGTCGAACACCCAGCCGTGGTACGGGCAGGCGATGGTGCCGGGGTAGTGGCAGTCGCCGCGCCTCAACGATCCGCCGCGGTGCGGGCAGACGTCGGCGATCGCGATGACCGTCCCGTCCTTGTCGCGGAAGAAGGCGATCTCCTCGCCCATGATCCTGAGGC from Candidatus Methylomirabilota bacterium harbors:
- a CDS encoding Rieske 2Fe-2S domain-containing protein yields the protein MNPTEMRSLIPALGLPEYWYPALPESSVPRTRPAGLRIMGEEIAFFRDKDGTVIAIADVCPHRGGSLRRGDCHYPGTIACPYHGWVFDARGECVAVLSEGPDSRIPGKVRSRIFPTRTVKGMVFVWMGKGAPAPIEEDVPPEFFEGEDTLVMSATRYWPVNWRVALENALDSHVMYVHRNALLQLMEPILQFGPAGYRPRIVNGRSALGYIPDDEAPRPAREYYPGVDGHWPKTQWRRLWLWAFAWRLRRRVTRRPFNPDEEWGMHTFIDGKRVRSGGHHLPSMFRFDFGTHMYTRACVPVDEQLTRVIYYHAVRRRTAIGRALARLFFVTFQNWAMNANFSDQDYRVMAPQRYDTAEKLSGTDAEVIAWRRLLLSARGMPARGDLGAIDDIRDESVAGLGPNATSR